A window from Scheffersomyces stipitis CBS 6054 chromosome 7, complete sequence encodes these proteins:
- a CDS encoding predicted protein has protein sequence MAAFEIVNPSYPATARFVNASKVQLEIGAPEDGDEPDWNILIPKFGFPIFQLEDNNYYVLIKHIAEILNFPSSYQLIAAFVARSGLPKDVFTLTTSKELNSYLSKSNAITKSEVRFKLFYAKLDTIYSIIKNKESLFVEVPVPSKDEASVPEVKKVEEKASQDPSKAANDEDDEDDDENGNDKEDEDEDDEEEEDDEEEEEEEKIVVNKRSDYKAASPNEKVTVSQAFPQYGLVDSSLQLNHATFNSLNSLTKLNYYKTLQASSYKFLPNSKLNFAERELVIRDHDYLEIQIEGDENEQQDRKRIRKPIGKSKKHNINIDPNSMDLAESVIPGQGYIQEFSVNHLCKVPNYYITSNQQNVSSSSSSTSLFNLKRINSASNSSFLFNENIKMSKNIQQLVFSNDSDTYHHSKYFYTKSYRGPGSGNYKDAALMNRINKIHLIADPLRVTHKTKISKSASKRYNQNLKGLIYEKYNKYWVDSVLNKQRKYTEDYLNLEILHNNLQFNLLVNSYREISEDTWQNYYKFKTSDYEQLRALQREHDEIELRNRDIEKRREWELHERERQEKLRSLVEQTRTEKENIQRERIQRQKDSEEKRRQRQLEATFNDPFSNESSSSIPEVSTSDLDEKERELDEKFQTEKLELVHPAPLPMPIETPQLDAVNRFTAPTFYPEIVKKLPMGLRKAVLHNKEDIPAIKKPVRYVTTYPDKNNPEILNRIEILKLPNSNSVGWDNLKKFHED, from the coding sequence ATGGCGGCCTTTGAAATTGTAAATCCGTCATATCCTGCGACCGCACGGTTTGTCAATGCCTCGAAGGTGCAACTTGAGATTGGCGCaccagaagatggagatgaACCAGATTGGAACATATTAATTCCGAAGTTTGGCTTCCCCATCTTTCAGTTAGAAGACAACAATTACTATGTTTTGATCAAGCACATAGCAGAGATTTTGAACTTTCCATCTTCATACCAATTAATTGCTGCTTTTGTTGCTCGGTCTGGATTACCAAAAGACGTGTTCACACTTACCACCTCCAAAGAATTAAATTCATATCTTCTGAAGAGCAATGCAATAACTAAGAGTGAGGTTAGATTCAAACTATTTTATGCAAAATTAGACACAATTTATTCCATTATAAAGAACAAGGAGTCCCTTTTTGTGGAAGTGCCCGTACCATCAAAAGATGAAGCTTCTGTACCAGAAGTTAAAAaagtggaagaaaaagcTAGCCAAGACCCTAGCAAAGCGGCaaacgatgaagatgatgaagatgatgatgaaaatggcaatgacaaagaagatgaagatgaagatgatgaggaggaggaggatgatgaggaggaggaggaggaggaaaAGATAGTAGTGAACAAGAGATCCGACTATAAAGCGGCTAGCCCGAATGAAAAGGTTACTGTTAGTCAGGCATTTCCACAATACGGCTTAGTGGATTCATCACTTCAATTGAACCATGCCACTTTTAATTCATTAAATTCTTTGACAAAATTAAACTACTACAAGACCTTGCAGGCTTCCTCTTATAAATTCTTGCCCAATTCGAAATTGAACTTCGCTGAACGAGAATTAGTAATAAGAGACCACGATTATTTGGAAATCCAAATTGAGGGTGATGAAAATGAGCAACAGGATAGGAAAAGAATTCGGAAACCTATTGGCAAGTCGAAAAAACATAATATCAACATTGATCCAAATTCCATGGATTTAGCTGAATCTGTAATTCCTGGTCAAGGCTACATACAAGAATTCAGTGTGAATCATTTATGCAAGGTTCCGAACTACTACATTACTAGTAACCAACAGAACGTatcgtcgtcatcatcttcaacttcattattTAATTTAAAAAGGATTAATTCTGCTTCAAATTCATCCTTCCTCTTTAATGAAAACATCAAGATGTCGAAAAACATTCAACAGTTGGTTTTCAGCAATGATAGCGATACTTATCATCACTCCAAGTATTTCTATACGAAGAGTTATAGGGGCCCTGGTTCGGGTAACTATAAGGATGCCGCATTGATGAATAGAATCAATAAAATCCATTTGATAGCGGATCCCCTTAGGGTCACGCACAAAACGAAGATTTCAAAACTGGCTTCTAAGCGTTATAATCAGAATCTAAAGGGTTTGATTTAtgaaaagtacaacaaATATTGGGTAGATTCCGTGTTGAATAAGCAAAGAAAGTATACTGAGGActatttgaatttggaaattttACACAATAATTTACAATTTAATTTGTTAGTTAATTCCTATCGTGAAATTTCTGAGGATACTTGGCAGAACTACTATAAATTCAAAACTCTGGATTATGAACAATTGCGTGCTTTACAAAGGGAGCATGATGAGATAGAGCTTCGCAACCGGGATATCGAAAAAAGACGTGAATGGGAATTACATGAGAGGGAAAGACAAGAGAAGTTGCGCAGTTTGGTAGAACAGACAAGGAccgaaaaagaaaatatcCAAAGAGAGCGTATCCAAAGGCAGAAAGACAgtgaagagaagagaaggcAGAGGCAACTAGAGGCTACGTTTAATGATCCCTTCAGTAATGAAAGCAGTTCCAGCATCCCCGAAGTGTCTACATCTGATTTGGACGAGAAAGAAAGGGAACTAGATGAAAAGTTTcagactgaaaaattggaattggttcATCCCGCTCCACTTCCAATGCCCATCGAAACTCCTCAGCTAGATGCTGTGAATCGATTTACTGCACCAACTTTCTATCCTGAAATTGTAAAGAAACTTCCTATGGGATTACGCAAGGCTGTGCTTCATAATAAGGAAGATATTCCTGCCATCAAGAAACCTGTCCGGTATGTAACCACTTACCCCGATAAGAACAACCCTGAAATATTGAACAGAATCgagattttgaaattgccCAATTCTAACTCCGTAGGGTGGGataacttgaagaaatttcaTGAGGACTGA
- a CDS encoding predicted protein (go_function GTP binding) — protein sequence MGLSFSKLFSGLFGRKEMRILMVGLDAAGKTTILYKLKLGEIVTTIPTIGFNVETVEYKNISFTVWDVGGQDKIRPLWRYYFQNTQGIIFVVDSNDRDRIGEAREELQQMLNEDELRDALLLVFANKQDLPNAMNAAEITEKLGLHSIRQRPWYIQATCATTGDGLYEGLEWLSTNLKNA from the coding sequence ATGGGTTTATCGTTTTCAAAGTTATTTTCGGGCCTTTTTGGCCGCAAGGAGATGAGAATTTTGATGGTTGGTTTAGATGCTGCTGGTAAGACCACCATTTTGTACAAATTGAAGCTTGGAGAAATTGTCACCACCATTCCAACCATTGGATTCAATGTCGAGACAGTCGAGTATAAAAACATCAGTTTCACGGTGTGGGATGTCGGCGGACAAGACAAGATTAGGCCATTATGGAGATATTATTTCCAGAACACGCAAGGGATCATCTTTGTCGTTGATTCGAACGATAGAGACAGAATCGGCGAGgccagagaagaattgcAGCAAATGTTGAACGAAGACGAATTGAGAGATGCATTATTGTTGGTATTTGCCAACAAACAAGATTTACCAAATGCTATGAATGCAGCTGAAATCACGGAGAAATTAGGATTGCATTCCATTCGTCAGAGACCTTGGTACATCCAAGCCACTTGTGCTACTACTGGTGATGGGTTATACGAGGGTTTGGAATGGTTGTCCACTAACTTGAAGAACGCTTAA
- a CDS encoding predicted protein (go_function catalytic activity~go_process metabolism) — protein sequence MEGEDILYEVRGKVTIITFNIPQKLNALNGEQYLLLAKLVERADKEEDTILTLIQSSGRFFSAGANFADKSLANTDAADLFSHEYWLNRFVARNTYLTELFHNHRKILAAAVNGPVIGLSASLLALCDLIYVKEEKDFYILTPFANLGLVAEGAASATLFLRLGWSKASEALLLAKPISGKDLNNLGFINKTYDGQFKTTEEFNQAVHDELVNAFENLHFDSIIQNKQLLKSNRDQLITSANSKEVIRGFNKWIEGVPQGRFVQLAQKDIKHKF from the coding sequence ATGGAGGGTGAAGACATCTTGTATGAAGTAAGAGGTAAGGTTACCATCATTACTTTCAACATTCCACAAAAGTTGAATGCCCTTAATGGAGAACAATACTTattgttggccaagttggttGAAAGAGcagacaaggaagaagacacTATTTTGACCTTGATTCAGTCCAGTGGACGTTTCTTCTCGGCTGGCGCAAACTTCGCCGATAAAAGTCTTGCTAATACCGATGCAGCAGACTTATTTTCTCACGAGTACTGGTTGAACAGATTCGTCGCCAGAAACACCTACCTTACTGAATTGTTCCATAACCACCGCAAGATAttggctgctgctgttaACGGCCCTGTCATTGGTTTATCTGCTTCCCTCTTGGCATTGTGTGACTTGATCTAtgtcaaggaagaaaaagacttCTACATTTTGACTCCATTTGCAAACTTGGGATTGGTCGCAGAAGGTGCTGCCTCTGCAACCctcttcttgagattgGGCTGGTCGAAGGCTTCTGAGGCATTGTTGTTAGCTAAGCCAATCAGTGGTAAGGATTTGAATAACTTGGGTTTTATCAACAAGACTTACGATGGACAGTTCAAGACCACTGAAGAATTCAACCAAGCGGTCCATGATGAATTGGTTAATGCCTTTGAAAACTTGCACTTTGACTCTATTATTCAAAACAAACAACTCTTGAAGCTGAACAGAGATCAATTGATAACTAGCGCCAACTCCAAGGAAGTTATCAGGGGGTTTAACAAGTGGATCGAAGGTGTTCCTCAAGGTAGATTTGTACAGTTGGCGCAAAAGGACATCAAGCACAAGTTCTAA
- a CDS encoding predicted protein (go_function molecular function unknown), which produces MSYNLPNPSLIGILLIISTHSGPQLIYKQPPGLTKEPDEDEGEYDQEDIAETESDEYGNYFEYDEDSNMYGTNLYKQWDANHLNYYMGTKKDLISFLDEIETKRKQASMKAVAKKRSQLSKIASNPSTISTTGNSGNDSIFGIEPAYLCEMLAPPKKMCNSRFEIMIDDKIFLGLPVHKYDNGSWRLKGSSKRINRNKEENTHQHEVDNSKSKLNLNMFHLVFIMNPPVIEYNYRIDEMFHYVISRLSLVLRYEQSKNDFISNQVKMILNLKEQFKEKEELESQLLNKSSLCKMIHDCYLSISQSKIANLSVNNKLRSFQIPIKTEFHSLPESSVPFIPGSHLSSTVGLLGTTGLINVGETTRYGEAMNDENEGISEAADDIVYFALLLLDDAESIIRDIKTESSGTLAKFIRMINPTESLLKLSTRSNSLDTLQVKSFAFHLIYWRRARVIQPLSTRSVYFVSPMAPITTNLYTDIREFKKSFPTLPSLPQFLKLLSPQSKKPSQFATVIPSKDHRDIYFEALSWLIRFGYVTQLQTFIWLKISRKIKIKVEEDLENESSSRKRSNITKKLLMGGTDNSSKDPAAESSTDNRIMDQNDDKEENATKQLSNINAEDQEIENIKERLKSTSLGPLVSLEDDDDTILLDPGRATTLERRWINKIIFDECKLSSELTNAFYKLLKYMDGKSPLELLLLKENISRTEIRKLLIAIEDHIISVRHW; this is translated from the exons ATGAGTTACAATTTACCGAATCCCAGTTTGATAGGTATCTTGCTTATCATTTCGACCCATAGCGGTCCCCAATTAATCTACAAGCAACCGCCAGGACTCACTA AAGAGccagacgaagatgaaggcGAATATGATCAGGAGGATATAGCTGAAACAGAGTCAGACGAATACGGGAACTATTTCGAATACGACGAGGACAGTAATATGTATGGAACGAACCTATATAAACAATGGGATGCTAATCATTTGAACTATTATATGGGGACAAAAAAGGACCTCATTCTGTTCTTAGACGAAATagaaacaaagagaaaacaGGCTTCAATGAAAGCAGTTgccaagaagagaagtCAATTGTCTAAGATAGCTTCCAACCCAAGTACAATTCTGACAACAGGCAATCTGGGCAATGATTCGATCTTCGGAATTGAACCAGCCTACCTATGTGAAATGTTGGCACCACCGAAGAAAATGTGCAATTCTCGGTTTGAAATTATGATTGACGACAAGATTTTTTTGGGCCTCCCAGTGCATAAATATGACAATGGCTCATGGAGATTGAAGGGCTCTTCCAAGCGGATCAACCGTAACAAAGAGGAAAATACACATCAACACGAGGTTGACAATTCTAAATCAAAATTGAACCTCAACATGTTTCATCTTGTTTTCATAATGAACCCACCAGTAATAGAATATAATTATAGAATCGACGAAATGTTTCACTACGTCATATCACGATTGTCATTAGTCTTGCGATATGAACAGCTGAAAAATGACTTCATTTCTAACCAAGTCAAGATGATATTAAATCTAAAGGAGCAGttcaaagaaaaggaagagttggaaagcCAACTACTCAATAAATCTTCTCTTTGTAAAATGATTCATGATTGCTATTTATCAATTTCTCAGTCAAAAATTGCCAATCTTTCAGTCAATAATAAACTCAGATCCTTCCAGATTCCCATTAAGACTGAATTCCATTCCTTGCCAGAATCCTCAGTTCCTTTTATTCCCGGCTCTCACCTCTCCTCGACCGTAGGTTTACTTGGAACTACTGGACTAATCAACGTGGGCGAAACAACAAGGTACGGGGAAGCAA TGAATGACGAAAATGAAGGGATCAGTGAAGCAGCAGATGATATTGTATATTTTgcacttcttctactaGATGATGCCGAGTCAATTATACGAGATATCAAAACAGAACTGAGTGGGACTTTGGCTAAGTTCATTAGAATGATAAATCCTACAGAATCGCTATTAAAGTTATCTACGAGAAGCAATAGTTTGGATACTTTACAAGTGAAGTCCTTTGCTTTTCATTTAATATATTGGAGAAGAGCTCGAGTAATTCAGCCTTTGAGCACTAGATCTGTTTATTTCGTGTCACCAATGGCTCCTATTACTACAAATTTATACACCGATATTCGGGAATTTAAAAAATCATTTCCAACATTGCCTTCTCTTCCACAGTTTTTAAAGTTGCTTTCTCCACAATCCAAAAAGCCCTCTCAATTTGCCACCGTTATTCCTTCGAAGGATCACCGTGACATTTACTTTGAAGCTTTGAGTTGGTTAATACGTTTTGGATATGTAACTCAGTTGCAAACCTTTATTTGGCTCAAAATATCAAGGAAGATTAAAATaaaagtggaagaagatttggaaaatgagAGCTCTTCTCGGAAGAGGTCTAACAtaaccaagaagttgttaaTGGGCGGTACAGATAACAGTTCAAAAGACCCTGCAGCAGAATCGTCTACAGACAATAGAATCATGGACCAAAACGATgataaagaagagaatgcAACGAAACAGTTGAGTAACATTAATGctgaagatcaagaaattgagaacaTAAAAGAAAGGTTGAAATCCACTTCGTTAGGACCGCTTGTAAGCttggaagatgacgatgataCGATCCTCCTTGACCCAGGAAGAGCAACAACCTTGGAAAGACGCTGGATCAACAAGATAATATTTGATGAATGCAAATTGTCATCAGAATTGACAAATGCATTCTACAAATTGTTAAAGTATATGGATGGGAAAAGCCCGCTTGAGTTGCTTTTGCTAAAGGAGAATATTTCAAGAACTGAAATTAGAAAGTTGCTCATCGCTATAGAAGACCACATAATATCAGTTAGGCATTGGTGA